In Stigmatopora nigra isolate UIUO_SnigA chromosome 2, RoL_Snig_1.1, whole genome shotgun sequence, a single window of DNA contains:
- the LOC144191635 gene encoding E3 ubiquitin-protein ligase TRIM35-like isoform X2, translating into MAERVDEAICILHNEKLTLFCIDHHESVCLSCKKSEIHAGHKFRPLDKVAQGDRKIIHESLQLARKRLEHFIAVRDNCIEHAAYIKVQRERIESKVREDFEELKCFLLVEQELKLFALREEECTKSKTIREKIEAVNRDIGLLSQVIKNTEEQLTSHHASFVKNFQTTMTRIQELPIMSDQLRGVLLDEVKHVGNLKFSTWERMKEIAPYNPVILDPNTARPELSLSEDLTGVSLTEGQQRPKNPERFKWSTVLGSALATGSHVWDVELGNNTHWVLGVIWGDTCLQESTHTLLIGCCNDKYLIFEGPYGSWNPPVKLQRIRVHVDTNERLVSFYESLTNTELGTKQNPSNWPDLSGNAKAYPYFYTTDINPLKIVQLLPGINA; encoded by the coding sequence ATGGCTGAAAGAGTTGATGAGGCAATTTGCATCTTGCACAATGAGAAACTGACACTCTTCTGTATAGACCACCACGAGTCTGTATGCCTCAGCTGCAAAAAGTCAGAAATCCACGCTGGCCACAAGTTTCGCCCGCTTGATAAAGTTGCGCAGGGCGACAGAAAAATAATCCACGAATCCCTGCAACTGGCACGGAAAAGACTGGAACATTTTATTGCAGTTAGAGACAACTGCATTGAACACGCGGCGTACATTAAGGTCCAAAGGGAGCGGATTGAGAGCAAAGTTAGGGAGGATTTTGAAGAGCTTAAATGCTTTCTATTAGTTGAGCAAGAACTCAAGTTGTTTGCTCTGAGGGAGGAGGAATGCACAAAGAGTAAGACGATAAGGGAAAAGATTGAGGCTGTCAACAGAGACATCGGCCTTCTCTCACAAGTGATTAAAAACACAGAGGAGCAGCTGACGTCTCACCACGCTTCCTTCGTGAAGAACTTCCAGACTACCATGACCAGAATCCAAGAGTTGCCCATAATGTCGGATCAGCTTCGGGGTGTTCTGCTGGATGAAGTCAAACACGTGGGCAACCTCAAATTCTCCACCTGGGAAAGAATGAAGGAAATTGCCCCATATAATCCTGTGATTCTCGACCCAAACACAGCCCGTCCAGAACTCAGTCTGTCTGAAGATTTGACTGGTGTGAGTTTGACAGAAGGACAACAGCGCCCAAAGAATCCAGAGAGGTTTAAGTGGAGCACTGTGCTCGGTTCAGCTTTGGCCACAGGAAGCCATGTTTGGGATGTTGAATTAGGGAACAACACACACTGGGTACTTGGTGTGATATGGGGGGACACTTGTCTGCAAGAGAGCACGCACACTTTGCTCATAGGATGTTGCAACGATAAATACCTGATCTTTGAAGGCCCGTATGGATCCTGGAATCCTCCCGTAAAACTGCAGAGAATCCGGGTTCACGTGGACACTAATGAAAGATTAGTTTCATTTTATGAATCTCTTACCAACACTGAATTGGGCACAAAGCAGAATCCTTCCAATTGGCCAGATTTGTCCGGTAACGCCAAAGCCTATCCTTACTTTTACACAACGGATATAAATCCTCTGAAAATAGTACAACTTCTACCGGGGATTAATGCTTGA
- the LOC144191635 gene encoding E3 ubiquitin-protein ligase TRIM35-like isoform X1 — MANTGEDVILKLGRVNMYNVLRYPHHILYIICQFNFNRLLTFNYATSSSYAEATIGNKAKFHCLYLWNKQKALLCNIFTRTMAERVDEAICILHNEKLTLFCIDHHESVCLSCKKSEIHAGHKFRPLDKVAQGDRKIIHESLQLARKRLEHFIAVRDNCIEHAAYIKVQRERIESKVREDFEELKCFLLVEQELKLFALREEECTKSKTIREKIEAVNRDIGLLSQVIKNTEEQLTSHHASFVKNFQTTMTRIQELPIMSDQLRGVLLDEVKHVGNLKFSTWERMKEIAPYNPVILDPNTARPELSLSEDLTGVSLTEGQQRPKNPERFKWSTVLGSALATGSHVWDVELGNNTHWVLGVIWGDTCLQESTHTLLIGCCNDKYLIFEGPYGSWNPPVKLQRIRVHVDTNERLVSFYESLTNTELGTKQNPSNWPDLSGNAKAYPYFYTTDINPLKIVQLLPGINA, encoded by the exons CGGCTTCTTACTTTCAATTATGCCACGAGTTCCAGCTATGCAGAGGCAACCATTGG GAATAAAGCAAAGTTccattgtttgtatttgtgGAATAAACAGAAGGCtttgctgtgcaatatttttacaAGGACCATGGCTGAAAGAGTTGATGAGGCAATTTGCATCTTGCACAATGAGAAACTGACACTCTTCTGTATAGACCACCACGAGTCTGTATGCCTCAGCTGCAAAAAGTCAGAAATCCACGCTGGCCACAAGTTTCGCCCGCTTGATAAAGTTGCGCAGGGCGACAGAAAAATAATCCACGAATCCCTGCAACTGGCACGGAAAAGACTGGAACATTTTATTGCAGTTAGAGACAACTGCATTGAACACGCGGCGTACATTAAGGTCCAAAGGGAGCGGATTGAGAGCAAAGTTAGGGAGGATTTTGAAGAGCTTAAATGCTTTCTATTAGTTGAGCAAGAACTCAAGTTGTTTGCTCTGAGGGAGGAGGAATGCACAAAGAGTAAGACGATAAGGGAAAAGATTGAGGCTGTCAACAGAGACATCGGCCTTCTCTCACAAGTGATTAAAAACACAGAGGAGCAGCTGACGTCTCACCACGCTTCCTTCGTGAAGAACTTCCAGACTACCATGACCAGAATCCAAGAGTTGCCCATAATGTCGGATCAGCTTCGGGGTGTTCTGCTGGATGAAGTCAAACACGTGGGCAACCTCAAATTCTCCACCTGGGAAAGAATGAAGGAAATTGCCCCATATAATCCTGTGATTCTCGACCCAAACACAGCCCGTCCAGAACTCAGTCTGTCTGAAGATTTGACTGGTGTGAGTTTGACAGAAGGACAACAGCGCCCAAAGAATCCAGAGAGGTTTAAGTGGAGCACTGTGCTCGGTTCAGCTTTGGCCACAGGAAGCCATGTTTGGGATGTTGAATTAGGGAACAACACACACTGGGTACTTGGTGTGATATGGGGGGACACTTGTCTGCAAGAGAGCACGCACACTTTGCTCATAGGATGTTGCAACGATAAATACCTGATCTTTGAAGGCCCGTATGGATCCTGGAATCCTCCCGTAAAACTGCAGAGAATCCGGGTTCACGTGGACACTAATGAAAGATTAGTTTCATTTTATGAATCTCTTACCAACACTGAATTGGGCACAAAGCAGAATCCTTCCAATTGGCCAGATTTGTCCGGTAACGCCAAAGCCTATCCTTACTTTTACACAACGGATATAAATCCTCTGAAAATAGTACAACTTCTACCGGGGATTAATGCTTGA